One genomic region from Terriglobus aquaticus encodes:
- a CDS encoding lytic transglycosylase domain-containing protein: protein MRFRTRLCQTLAVAALLAACTAARAEERVTLRNGFSLTCDHREVLDAEHVRLYLSAGSGNYMDVSADAIASAERDAPAPTMSNAVDGRVAPASRTIAGSASAMALNVDELIQQNGAARQINVDLLRSVVNAESGGHVHAVSRTGAQGLMQLMPGTARALGVKDSFAPEQNVRGGTDYLDSLLRRYHDDLPLALAAYNAGPGAVDRYHGVPPYRETRLYVARIIREFNRRTLLAQHAAAALAVGVAPGR, encoded by the coding sequence ATGCGATTCCGCACACGACTGTGCCAGACCCTGGCTGTGGCTGCGCTGCTTGCAGCGTGCACAGCTGCGCGGGCGGAGGAGCGCGTCACGCTGCGAAATGGCTTCAGCCTGACGTGCGATCACCGCGAGGTGCTGGATGCAGAGCACGTGCGACTGTACCTGAGCGCCGGGTCGGGCAATTACATGGACGTTTCTGCGGACGCGATCGCCTCGGCGGAACGGGACGCGCCAGCGCCGACAATGTCTAATGCCGTTGACGGTCGCGTGGCTCCTGCGAGCAGAACGATCGCGGGCAGCGCCTCTGCAATGGCCTTGAATGTAGATGAGCTGATCCAGCAGAACGGGGCTGCCCGGCAGATCAACGTGGACTTGTTGCGCAGCGTGGTGAACGCCGAGAGTGGTGGGCACGTCCACGCCGTTTCACGCACCGGCGCGCAGGGGCTGATGCAGTTGATGCCCGGAACAGCGCGGGCTCTGGGAGTGAAGGACAGCTTTGCGCCGGAACAGAACGTGCGCGGAGGGACGGACTACCTGGACAGCCTCTTACGGCGATACCACGACGACCTGCCGCTGGCGCTGGCGGCCTACAACGCCGGACCGGGAGCGGTAGACCGGTACCACGGCGTGCCGCCGTATCGCGAAACGCGGCTATATGTAGCCAGGATCATCCGCGAGTTCAATCGGAGGACGCTGCTGGCGCAGCATGCTGCGGCTGCGCTTGCGGTGGGAGTCGCGCCCGGACGATGA
- a CDS encoding DMT family transporter, with protein MGFLACGSAAFLWGLGFFFGKIALRELPVPFMVLYRFLFAAVAVLPFLPRERARFTGRDWVTLSVGALFGIPIQFLVEFYGLAHTTLAHAALMVGTMPVILAVGASMFLGERLDRVGWLALAGSSAGAGLIALSHSSSTEGEATVLGDALVILAMLVALIWVLTNRRLMDRHSPAAVSSYGLLLGTAMLLVIVVSYAGLPPVHHVSLNAWLALAGSGALCTTATTLLWNWGMTRVPASQAGVLLNLEPMIGSALSVWVFGERMGWTAWVGAGLIVGFATLLTARHSSGADATPTVQTPALIVE; from the coding sequence ATGGGCTTTCTGGCCTGCGGGTCTGCCGCGTTTTTGTGGGGACTGGGATTCTTTTTCGGCAAGATCGCGCTGCGAGAGCTGCCCGTGCCGTTCATGGTGCTGTACCGCTTCCTGTTTGCGGCGGTAGCGGTGCTGCCGTTTCTGCCGCGGGAGCGGGCGCGGTTTACGGGCCGGGACTGGGTCACCCTGAGCGTGGGCGCTCTGTTTGGCATTCCGATTCAGTTCCTGGTCGAGTTCTACGGCCTGGCGCACACTACATTGGCCCACGCGGCGCTGATGGTGGGGACAATGCCCGTGATCCTGGCGGTGGGCGCGTCCATGTTTCTGGGCGAGCGGCTGGACCGCGTGGGCTGGCTGGCGTTGGCGGGTTCGAGCGCGGGTGCGGGCCTGATTGCGTTGAGCCATTCCTCGTCGACGGAGGGCGAGGCGACCGTGCTGGGCGATGCCCTGGTGATCCTGGCGATGCTGGTGGCACTGATCTGGGTGTTGACGAATCGTCGGCTGATGGACCGGCATAGCCCGGCAGCGGTAAGCAGCTATGGCCTGCTGCTGGGCACGGCCATGCTGCTAGTGATTGTGGTGAGTTACGCAGGATTGCCGCCGGTGCACCACGTGAGCCTGAATGCCTGGCTGGCCCTGGCGGGCAGCGGCGCGCTGTGCACTACGGCGACTACGCTGCTGTGGAACTGGGGCATGACTCGGGTGCCGGCGTCACAGGCGGGCGTGTTGCTGAACCTGGAGCCGATGATCGGATCGGCGCTGAGCGTGTGGGTCTTCGGCGAGCGGATGGGTTGGACGGCGTGGGTTGGCGCCGGGCTGATCGTGGGGTTCGCGACGCTGCTGACCGCACGCCACAGCAGCGGTGCCGATGCAACACCCACGGTGCAGACGCCTGCCCTGATAGTGGAATGA
- the mreD gene encoding rod shape-determining protein MreD: MRVRRFTTRRELEEHHFPWLVLIGVPLVTLLIAAYLPKLVPASALIDLPLLVVIFFSLSQRSAIGGTFMGAFVGLLQDTLSNQYIGVNGVAKTLVGFAASSVGLKVDVENSLTRALLVFGLSMAQSAMLFVLERVMLGVQEYSGRWGHEVLRAGLNTAVAIPLFFVLDRLRTDETGL; this comes from the coding sequence GTGCGGGTTCGACGCTTTACCACCCGGCGGGAGCTGGAGGAGCACCACTTTCCGTGGCTGGTGCTGATCGGCGTGCCGCTGGTAACGCTGCTGATCGCGGCGTACCTGCCGAAGCTGGTGCCAGCAAGCGCCCTGATAGATCTGCCACTGCTGGTGGTCATCTTCTTTTCGCTGTCGCAACGCAGTGCGATCGGCGGAACGTTCATGGGCGCCTTTGTTGGACTGCTGCAGGACACTCTAAGCAATCAGTACATCGGCGTGAATGGGGTTGCGAAGACGCTGGTGGGATTTGCGGCTTCGTCGGTCGGGCTGAAGGTGGATGTGGAGAACTCGCTGACGCGCGCCCTGCTGGTGTTTGGCCTGTCGATGGCGCAGTCGGCGATGCTGTTTGTGCTGGAGCGCGTGATGCTGGGCGTGCAGGAGTACAGCGGCCGGTGGGGACACGAAGTGTTGCGTGCCGGGCTGAACACCGCGGTGGCGATTCCGCTGTTTTTCGTTCTGGACCGCTTGAGGACGGACGAGACCGGCCTATAG
- the mreC gene encoding rod shape-determining protein MreC: protein MDSFFARYKSLITLFAVLLLQFIALATQMHRPDYGGRADGHHVRLARAWEAWTIVPVEKGFWRVGHTVREAWHGYVDLRHVRQHDRDLQYQIDQLRLQQAGMLEDARQGQRLQRLLGFKEQYVGKTVAAQVIGTGGSDRSRILILNKGSNDGLQPDMAVITPDGIVGKLRDVYPNSSQLLLINDVSSGTGVLLTNVRSRGVLRGSANGRVRITSLLPDDRIKPGEPVVTSGGDRVFPRGLNVGVVDSVQMDPDHQPYTTITLKTAANLDRLEEVLVITDVAQQLAASAASDGDDANRRASEIVAERLPGLKEADKKNAQDEKNAPPMTEAQAKAAGHVSAKPALHPDRYSPGSAPNAADLQPGGR, encoded by the coding sequence GTGGACTCTTTTTTCGCGCGGTACAAGAGCCTGATTACGCTGTTCGCGGTGCTGCTGCTGCAGTTCATCGCGCTGGCCACGCAGATGCACCGGCCGGATTACGGCGGACGTGCCGACGGGCACCACGTGCGGCTGGCGCGGGCATGGGAAGCGTGGACGATTGTGCCCGTGGAAAAAGGCTTCTGGCGCGTGGGCCACACGGTACGCGAAGCGTGGCACGGCTATGTGGACCTGCGACACGTGCGGCAGCATGACCGCGACCTGCAGTACCAGATCGATCAGTTGCGGCTGCAGCAAGCGGGCATGCTGGAAGACGCACGGCAGGGACAGCGGCTGCAGCGCCTGCTGGGATTCAAAGAACAATATGTGGGCAAGACGGTCGCGGCACAGGTGATCGGCACCGGCGGCAGCGATCGTTCGCGCATCCTGATCCTCAACAAGGGCAGCAATGATGGCCTACAACCGGACATGGCGGTGATCACGCCAGACGGCATCGTCGGCAAGCTGCGCGATGTGTACCCGAACAGCTCGCAACTGCTGCTGATCAATGATGTGAGCAGCGGAACAGGCGTGCTGCTGACCAACGTGCGCAGCCGCGGCGTGCTGCGCGGCTCGGCGAACGGCAGGGTGCGGATCACTTCCCTGTTGCCGGACGACCGGATCAAGCCAGGAGAGCCAGTGGTGACCAGCGGCGGCGACCGCGTGTTTCCGCGCGGTCTGAATGTGGGTGTTGTGGATTCCGTGCAGATGGATCCCGATCACCAGCCGTACACGACCATCACGCTGAAGACAGCGGCAAACCTGGACCGCCTGGAAGAGGTGCTGGTGATCACGGATGTGGCGCAGCAACTGGCGGCGTCTGCGGCGTCGGACGGGGACGATGCAAACCGCCGCGCATCGGAGATCGTGGCGGAGCGACTGCCGGGACTGAAAGAAGCCGACAAGAAGAACGCGCAGGATGAGAAGAACGCGCCGCCCATGACCGAGGCACAGGCCAAAGCTGCGGGCCACGTGAGCGCTAAGCCGGCGCTGCACCCGGACCGCTACTCGCCGGGCTCGGCGCCAAACGCTGCGGATCTGCAGCCGGGAGGGCGGTAG
- a CDS encoding rod shape-determining protein, which translates to MPQNDYKGRNSRSRSLRSLFSIFSNDLAIDLGTANTLVFASGKGVVVNEPSIIAVNTVTKEVEAVGKEAKEMVGRTPGNIVAIRPMKDGVIADFKQTEKMLNYFIQKAHNRKMLVHPRIIIGVPSEITQVEKRAVEDSAYRAKASEVYLVEQAMVAAIGAGLPITEAGGNMVVDIGGGTTDIAVISLAGIVYSRSVRMAGNQMDEAVMNYLKRKYNLLIGERTAEQIKIEIGSAFPLDKPLTMEIKGRNLIEGVPKTITIDDSEIRDALSECIATIMNAIRVALERTPPELSADISDRGIVLTGGGALIKNLDRRIREETGLPVSIADDPLASVVLGTGRMLSDFGLLRKISID; encoded by the coding sequence ATGCCGCAGAACGACTACAAGGGACGCAACTCCAGATCGCGCAGCCTGCGCTCTCTCTTTTCCATTTTTTCGAATGACCTGGCCATCGACCTGGGCACGGCAAACACACTCGTGTTTGCCAGTGGCAAGGGCGTGGTGGTGAATGAGCCCTCCATTATCGCGGTCAACACCGTGACGAAAGAGGTGGAGGCGGTGGGCAAAGAGGCCAAGGAGATGGTAGGCCGCACGCCGGGCAACATCGTCGCCATCCGTCCCATGAAGGACGGCGTAATCGCCGACTTCAAGCAGACGGAGAAGATGCTGAACTACTTCATCCAGAAGGCGCACAACCGCAAGATGCTGGTGCATCCGCGGATCATTATCGGCGTGCCGAGCGAGATCACGCAGGTGGAAAAGCGCGCCGTCGAGGATTCGGCCTACCGCGCCAAGGCGAGTGAAGTGTATCTAGTCGAGCAGGCGATGGTCGCAGCCATTGGCGCCGGCCTGCCGATCACTGAAGCCGGCGGCAACATGGTCGTGGACATCGGCGGTGGAACCACGGACATCGCGGTTATCTCGCTGGCGGGCATTGTGTACTCGCGCTCGGTTCGCATGGCCGGCAACCAGATGGACGAAGCCGTGATGAACTACCTGAAGCGCAAGTACAACCTCCTGATCGGCGAGCGCACGGCGGAGCAGATCAAGATTGAGATTGGTTCGGCGTTTCCGCTGGACAAGCCTCTGACGATGGAGATCAAGGGCCGCAACCTCATCGAGGGCGTGCCGAAGACGATCACGATCGACGATTCGGAAATCCGCGACGCGCTGAGCGAGTGCATTGCGACGATCATGAACGCGATCCGCGTAGCGCTGGAACGGACCCCGCCGGAGCTTTCGGCCGACATCTCGGACCGTGGCATTGTGCTGACGGGCGGCGGTGCACTGATCAAGAACCTGGATCGCCGCATCCGCGAGGAAACGGGGCTGCCAGTTTCGATCGCGGACGATCCTCTGGCGTCGGTGGTGCTTGGAACGGGACGCATGCTCTCGGACTTCGGCCTCCTGCGCAAGATCAGCATCGATTAG
- the ald gene encoding alanine dehydrogenase → MIVGVPKEIKDHESRVGITPAGVRALTEAGHKVLVQTGAGDLSAFPDDDYQSAGAEIVGTAFDTWRLADMVVKVKEPTEKEYGFFRDGLTLFTYLHLAPLPALTDALMNKGVTGIAYETVRDAAGTLPLLTPMSEVAGRLSVQMGAAYLQKEHGGRGVLLGGVPGTLPGSVVILGGGIVGTNAAKMALGLGARVTMIDLNLNRLREIDDIFSGRVLTLASNSYNIAKAAEEADLLVGGVLIPGHAAPKLVTAAMVKNMKKGAVIVDVAIDQGGCIETAHPTTHSDPSYVVDGVVHYCVTNMPAAVPNTSTLALTNATFPYVLRIASQGAEQAIRSNPGLAEGVNTYKQNLTYAAVAESQSRDWKPVAELL, encoded by the coding sequence ATGATTGTTGGCGTTCCCAAAGAGATCAAGGATCACGAGAGCCGGGTCGGCATCACTCCCGCGGGCGTGCGCGCCCTGACTGAGGCCGGTCACAAAGTGCTCGTTCAGACCGGCGCGGGCGACCTGTCCGCCTTTCCCGACGATGATTACCAGAGCGCCGGCGCTGAAATCGTCGGCACCGCCTTTGACACCTGGCGCCTCGCCGACATGGTCGTCAAGGTGAAAGAGCCCACCGAAAAGGAATACGGCTTCTTCCGCGACGGGCTCACCCTGTTCACCTACCTGCACCTGGCGCCGCTGCCCGCGCTGACCGACGCCCTGATGAACAAGGGCGTCACGGGCATCGCGTATGAAACCGTGCGCGACGCCGCCGGCACTCTGCCGCTGCTCACGCCCATGAGCGAGGTCGCCGGCCGCCTCAGCGTCCAGATGGGCGCTGCCTACCTGCAAAAGGAACACGGCGGACGAGGCGTCTTGCTGGGCGGCGTTCCCGGCACCCTGCCGGGCTCCGTCGTTATCCTTGGCGGCGGCATCGTCGGCACCAACGCGGCGAAGATGGCGCTCGGTCTTGGCGCGCGCGTCACCATGATCGACCTCAACCTGAACCGCCTTCGCGAGATCGACGACATCTTTTCCGGTCGCGTCCTCACCCTGGCGTCGAACAGCTATAACATCGCCAAAGCTGCCGAAGAAGCCGACCTGCTCGTCGGCGGTGTCCTCATCCCCGGCCACGCCGCGCCCAAGCTCGTTACTGCAGCCATGGTCAAGAACATGAAGAAGGGTGCCGTCATCGTGGACGTCGCCATCGACCAGGGCGGCTGCATCGAGACCGCGCATCCGACCACGCACTCCGATCCCTCCTATGTGGTCGACGGCGTTGTGCACTACTGCGTCACCAACATGCCCGCGGCGGTGCCGAACACCTCGACGCTGGCTCTGACCAACGCCACGTTCCCCTATGTTCTGCGCATCGCGAGCCAGGGCGCGGAGCAGGCAATCCGGAGTAATCCAGGCCTTGCAGAAGGCGTCAATACGTACAAGCAGAACTTGACCTACGCCGCCGTGGCAGAGTCACAGTCCCGCGACTGGAAGCCCGTCGCGGAGCTACTCTAA
- a CDS encoding sensor histidine kinase — translation MESRKQRDIILLAVGATVLSLLIAALNAFRLPFLNPSTAGEILAFSTVTVVAFLLFLVSLVLLVRNTLRIAAEGRSRVLGARLRTRMVWGALLISLLPITAMFAFSYQLMNRAVERWFSQPAAALRAESASLAQNLSLYVTANARAEAASIAVDFSNDAKAKDSAKLFADDLQSHEATLQGGFVVLYQDGVPATHFRTPVSDDATVTLEQAEVASTAGALDSHARATPRSGPLRTVLWQLAQGGEDGMLSINGTDYLVGSAWHTPRSLIVVALPLPAGLNESMQRLRRDGNQYWILFRQRKQIRLTYMLLMLMISTLALFCASWLALQLSRQITRPVEALAEAMTALAHGDYGRRVDAATTEELGELVTIYNTMAGELQNSRRLVERSTQQVVDANAALEYRRRELETMLQTIPNGVVMLDPERRIRLANRAFGEMLDPGGQRVFVGETLRDVLPADNIDPVERLLQRCHRMSSASAEMEMRAPSGTLNIAVTAALLEPGGTSERTAIGYVVVLENATELLRAQKQSAWKEVARRVAHEIKNPLTPISLSAEQIRRHIGRIADLLATNNLESPSIATIQRSSEVISGSVESMRSLVDQFSSLAEFPHARPRPADLNTIVDNSLAMFAGRLHGISVISDLSPSLPLVLADPEALKRALSNLVDNAAEAMNQSLLREIRITTALSRTAEHMVELIVADTGPGVTDEMRERLFLPYFSTKQRGSGLGLTIAAKIVADHQGTIRVEKNQPSGARFVIELPIASQGIEASADPASSQVAEASFPASTTDEVHA, via the coding sequence GTGGAAAGCAGAAAGCAACGCGACATCATCCTGCTGGCCGTTGGCGCCACGGTCCTGTCGCTCCTCATCGCCGCGCTCAACGCCTTTCGCCTTCCGTTCCTGAACCCCTCCACCGCCGGCGAAATCCTCGCCTTCTCCACCGTCACGGTGGTCGCGTTTCTCCTGTTTCTCGTCTCGCTCGTTCTGCTTGTCCGCAACACGCTGCGCATCGCTGCGGAGGGCCGCAGCCGCGTCCTGGGTGCCCGCCTGCGCACCCGCATGGTCTGGGGCGCTCTGCTCATTTCGTTGCTGCCCATCACCGCCATGTTTGCCTTCAGCTATCAGCTCATGAACCGCGCCGTAGAGCGCTGGTTCTCGCAGCCGGCAGCAGCTCTTCGCGCGGAAAGCGCCAGCCTCGCGCAGAACCTCTCGCTCTACGTCACGGCGAACGCCCGCGCTGAGGCCGCCAGCATCGCCGTGGATTTCTCGAACGACGCCAAGGCAAAGGACAGTGCAAAGCTCTTCGCCGATGACCTCCAGTCGCACGAGGCCACGCTCCAGGGTGGCTTCGTCGTCCTGTACCAGGACGGCGTTCCCGCCACTCACTTCCGCACGCCCGTCAGCGACGACGCAACCGTCACGCTGGAGCAGGCTGAGGTAGCCTCCACCGCGGGAGCGCTGGACAGCCACGCTCGCGCGACGCCCCGCTCCGGCCCGTTGCGCACCGTGCTCTGGCAACTTGCGCAGGGTGGGGAAGACGGCATGCTCAGCATCAACGGCACCGACTACCTGGTCGGCTCCGCCTGGCACACGCCGCGCTCGCTCATCGTCGTCGCATTGCCGCTGCCGGCCGGTCTCAACGAGAGCATGCAGCGCCTGCGTCGCGACGGCAATCAGTACTGGATCCTCTTCCGCCAGCGCAAACAGATTCGCCTTACCTACATGCTGCTCATGCTCATGATCAGCACCCTCGCGCTCTTCTGCGCTTCATGGCTCGCGCTCCAGCTCTCTCGCCAGATCACGCGCCCGGTTGAGGCGCTTGCCGAAGCTATGACCGCGCTCGCCCACGGCGATTACGGCCGGCGCGTCGACGCCGCTACGACCGAGGAACTCGGGGAACTCGTCACGATTTACAACACCATGGCCGGCGAGCTGCAAAACAGCCGTCGCCTCGTCGAACGTTCGACCCAGCAGGTCGTCGACGCCAACGCCGCGCTCGAATACCGTCGCCGCGAGCTCGAGACGATGCTCCAAACGATCCCCAACGGCGTCGTCATGCTCGATCCCGAACGCCGCATCCGCCTCGCCAATCGCGCCTTCGGCGAAATGCTCGATCCGGGCGGCCAGCGCGTCTTCGTTGGCGAAACGCTGCGCGACGTCCTTCCTGCCGACAACATCGACCCCGTCGAGCGGCTTTTGCAGCGCTGCCATCGCATGAGCTCCGCCTCTGCCGAGATGGAGATGCGCGCACCATCGGGCACACTCAACATCGCCGTGACCGCAGCCCTGCTGGAACCCGGCGGCACATCCGAACGCACCGCCATCGGCTACGTCGTCGTTCTTGAAAACGCCACCGAGCTCCTCCGCGCGCAAAAGCAGTCCGCGTGGAAAGAAGTCGCGCGCCGGGTCGCGCACGAGATCAAGAATCCGCTCACGCCCATTTCGCTTTCTGCGGAACAGATTCGTCGCCACATCGGCCGCATCGCCGACCTGCTCGCTACCAACAATCTCGAGTCACCCTCAATCGCCACGATCCAGCGTTCGAGCGAGGTCATCAGCGGCTCCGTCGAAAGCATGCGCTCGCTGGTCGACCAATTCTCATCGCTTGCCGAGTTTCCTCACGCCCGCCCGCGCCCGGCCGACCTGAACACCATCGTGGACAACTCGCTCGCCATGTTCGCCGGCCGCCTTCACGGCATCTCCGTCATCAGCGATCTCAGCCCTTCACTCCCGCTTGTTCTCGCCGATCCCGAAGCCCTGAAACGTGCCCTGTCCAACCTGGTCGACAACGCGGCCGAGGCGATGAATCAAAGCCTGCTGCGCGAGATCCGCATCACCACCGCCTTGAGTCGAACGGCCGAACACATGGTCGAACTCATCGTGGCGGACACCGGCCCCGGTGTGACCGACGAGATGCGCGAGCGCCTCTTCCTGCCATACTTCTCCACCAAGCAGCGCGGCAGCGGCCTTGGCCTCACCATCGCGGCCAAAATCGTGGCTGACCACCAGGGCACGATTCGCGTCGAAAAGAACCAGCCCTCCGGCGCGCGGTTCGTCATCGAGCTTCCCATCGCGTCGCAGGGGATCGAAGCCTCAGCCGATCCCGCATCGTCCCAGGTTGCCGAAGCTTCCTTCCCTGCATCCACCACCGACGAGGTACACGCATGA
- a CDS encoding sigma-54-dependent transcriptional regulator: MKHVLVVDDEADIRSLLEEILRDEGYIVTTSGSAVEAMELIRDAEYDAVLLDIWLPDGDGLDVLGKVRDLNLPSPPEIIMISGHGTIESAVRATKLGAYDFLEKPLSLERTLLMLKNAIEARQLRRDNRELQQQLAQTAYVTGESVPMKALRQQIRLMAPTNGRVLIFGESGTGKERIARTMHAQSQRADRVFVELNCAAIPENHIESELFGHRHGAVDGGAHEKRGTFERADGGTLFLDEVGDMSLKTQAKVLRALDEQRFYPVGAHNPVHVDVRVIAATNKNLDDEIARGNFREDLFYRLNVIPFYVPPLRDRIEDLPLLAHEFLQEFGRQYGRPRVEIASDAVAALQNYRWPGNVRELRNVIERVLILNPKANRIERKHLPTLAHRELRTDGVPAADGSRGSSLAEGSRTLVEAREAYERDYILKKLDDCHGNVSRAAEALGLERSHLYRKMKALGVPIRE; the protein is encoded by the coding sequence ATGAAGCACGTCCTCGTTGTGGACGACGAAGCCGACATCCGCTCGCTGCTGGAAGAGATCCTGCGCGACGAGGGCTACATCGTCACCACCAGCGGCTCCGCGGTCGAGGCGATGGAACTCATCCGCGACGCCGAGTACGACGCCGTCCTGCTCGACATATGGCTGCCGGATGGCGACGGCCTCGATGTCCTCGGCAAGGTGCGCGACCTGAACCTGCCATCGCCTCCGGAGATCATCATGATCTCCGGCCACGGCACCATCGAATCCGCCGTGCGCGCTACCAAGCTCGGCGCCTACGACTTCCTCGAAAAGCCCCTCTCGCTGGAACGCACGCTGCTCATGCTCAAGAACGCGATCGAGGCGCGACAGCTTCGCCGCGACAACCGCGAACTGCAGCAGCAGCTCGCGCAAACCGCATACGTCACCGGCGAGAGCGTTCCCATGAAGGCGCTGCGTCAGCAGATTCGCCTCATGGCACCCACCAACGGCCGGGTGCTCATCTTCGGCGAATCCGGCACCGGCAAAGAGCGCATCGCCCGCACCATGCACGCGCAGAGCCAGCGCGCCGACCGCGTCTTCGTCGAACTAAATTGTGCAGCCATCCCGGAAAACCACATCGAAAGCGAGCTCTTCGGCCATCGCCACGGGGCTGTGGACGGCGGCGCCCACGAGAAGCGCGGTACCTTCGAACGCGCTGACGGCGGCACACTCTTTCTCGACGAAGTCGGCGACATGAGCCTGAAGACGCAGGCCAAGGTGCTGCGCGCTCTGGACGAGCAGCGTTTCTACCCCGTCGGCGCGCATAATCCCGTCCACGTGGACGTGCGCGTCATCGCCGCAACCAACAAGAACCTGGACGACGAGATCGCCCGCGGCAACTTTCGCGAAGACCTCTTCTACCGCCTCAACGTCATCCCGTTCTACGTTCCGCCGCTGCGCGACCGCATCGAAGATCTCCCGCTCCTCGCCCATGAGTTCCTGCAGGAGTTCGGCCGCCAATACGGCCGGCCGCGTGTCGAGATCGCGTCCGATGCCGTCGCAGCCCTGCAGAACTATCGCTGGCCCGGCAACGTTCGCGAGCTGCGCAACGTGATCGAGCGCGTGCTCATCCTGAATCCCAAAGCCAATCGGATCGAGCGCAAACACCTGCCCACGCTGGCTCATCGCGAACTCCGCACCGACGGCGTGCCCGCGGCAGACGGCTCACGCGGCAGCAGTCTCGCGGAGGGCTCGCGCACGCTGGTCGAAGCCCGCGAAGCCTACGAGCGCGATTACATCCTGAAAAAGCTCGACGACTGCCACGGCAACGTCAGCCGCGCCGCGGAAGCACTCGGCCTGGAACGCTCGCACCTCTACCGCAAGATGAAAGCTCTCGGCGTGCCCATCCGGGAGTAG
- the era gene encoding GTPase Era — translation MASLPFRSGFVSIIGRPNAGKSTLLNALVGEKVAIVTHKAQTTRNRILGVLEVPERPKLRSRPAQPPAQVVLVDTPGVHKPSTQLDKRMMQEVHDALESRDAVLFLVDATHRLHDPAAGRVDKDDRKALSAEEDAFALSLLRNVDAPVILVLNKVDLIEREKLLPLIQHWSTKHNFAQVMLISAKKRDGLEELLSAIVALLPESDRYFPADQLTDQPERFLAAELIREKILLYTGEEVPYASAVVIERWEEPGPVKKPKKGEEPKLPLTKIAAAIFVERSGQKAILIGKGGTMLKQIGTAARKELEGLLGTRVFLELFVKVREDWRSSRGFVEELDWRRQLEALGEQQAKRDDE, via the coding sequence ATGGCTTCTCTTCCCTTTCGCTCTGGATTTGTCTCAATCATCGGCCGGCCGAACGCGGGCAAATCGACGCTGCTGAACGCGCTGGTGGGCGAAAAAGTGGCGATTGTGACGCACAAGGCGCAGACCACGCGCAACCGCATCCTGGGCGTGCTGGAGGTGCCGGAGCGGCCAAAGCTGCGATCGCGGCCCGCGCAGCCGCCGGCGCAGGTGGTCCTGGTGGACACGCCCGGCGTTCACAAGCCGAGCACGCAACTGGACAAGCGAATGATGCAGGAGGTCCACGACGCGCTGGAGTCGCGCGATGCCGTGCTGTTCCTGGTTGACGCGACGCATCGCCTGCACGATCCCGCCGCGGGGCGCGTGGACAAAGATGATCGCAAGGCGTTGAGCGCCGAAGAAGATGCGTTTGCGCTGAGTCTGCTGCGCAACGTGGACGCGCCGGTGATCCTGGTCTTGAACAAGGTGGACCTGATCGAGCGCGAAAAACTGCTGCCGCTGATTCAGCACTGGTCGACGAAGCACAACTTTGCGCAGGTGATGCTGATCAGTGCGAAGAAGCGCGATGGGCTGGAGGAGCTGCTGAGCGCGATTGTGGCGTTGCTGCCGGAAAGCGATCGCTACTTCCCTGCCGACCAGTTGACGGACCAGCCGGAGCGGTTCCTGGCGGCCGAGCTGATTCGGGAAAAGATTCTGCTGTACACGGGCGAGGAGGTTCCCTACGCCTCGGCCGTGGTGATCGAGCGGTGGGAAGAACCCGGGCCGGTGAAGAAGCCGAAGAAGGGTGAGGAGCCGAAGCTGCCGCTGACGAAGATTGCGGCGGCGATCTTTGTGGAGCGATCTGGGCAGAAGGCGATCCTGATCGGCAAGGGCGGCACCATGCTGAAGCAGATTGGCACGGCGGCACGCAAGGAGCTGGAAGGTTTGCTGGGTACGCGCGTGTTCCTTGAGCTTTTCGTGAAGGTGCGCGAGGACTGGCGGTCGTCGCGCGGCTTTGTGGAAGAGCTGGACTGGCGCCGGCAGTTGGAGGCCTTGGGCGAGCAGCAGGCGAAGCGGGACGACGAATAG